One window of Cohnella hashimotonis genomic DNA carries:
- the sucD gene encoding succinate--CoA ligase subunit alpha — translation MSILIDKNTKVITQGITGATGAFHAKGALEYGTQMVGGVTPGKGGQTIDFDLENGAKVTLPIFNTVREAVAKTGATASVIYVAPPFAADSIIEAVDAELDLVICITEGIPVLDMVKVKRYMEGKKTRLIGPNCPGVITPDEIKIGIMPGYIHKKGHVGVVSRSGTLTYEAVHQLTTRDIGQSSAVGIGGDPVKGSEFIDILNLFNEDPDTYAVIMIGEIGGTAEEEAAEWVKANMTKPVVGFIGGATAPAGKRMGHAGAIISGGKGTAAEKIKVLEECGIRVAPTPSDMGATLVAVLEERGLLEKCKS, via the coding sequence ATGAGCATCTTGATCGATAAAAATACGAAGGTCATTACCCAAGGCATCACGGGAGCGACTGGCGCGTTCCACGCCAAGGGAGCACTCGAATACGGCACGCAAATGGTCGGCGGCGTTACGCCCGGCAAGGGCGGCCAAACGATCGATTTTGATCTGGAGAACGGCGCGAAGGTAACGCTGCCTATCTTCAACACGGTTCGCGAAGCCGTTGCCAAGACCGGCGCTACCGCATCCGTCATTTACGTCGCGCCTCCGTTCGCCGCCGATTCGATCATCGAAGCGGTCGACGCTGAACTGGATCTGGTCATCTGTATCACCGAAGGCATCCCGGTGCTCGACATGGTGAAGGTCAAGCGCTACATGGAAGGCAAAAAGACGCGCCTGATCGGGCCGAACTGTCCGGGCGTCATTACGCCGGACGAGATCAAGATCGGCATCATGCCTGGCTACATCCACAAAAAAGGCCACGTAGGCGTCGTTTCCCGTTCGGGTACGCTAACGTACGAGGCCGTACATCAACTGACGACGCGCGACATCGGCCAATCGTCCGCGGTCGGCATCGGCGGCGACCCGGTCAAGGGCTCCGAGTTCATCGATATCTTGAACCTCTTCAATGAAGATCCGGATACTTACGCGGTCATCATGATCGGCGAGATCGGCGGTACGGCGGAAGAAGAAGCGGCAGAGTGGGTCAAAGCCAACATGACCAAGCCAGTCGTCGGATTCATCGGCGGCGCGACGGCGCCTGCGGGCAAGCGCATGGGCCACGCCGGCGCGATCATCTCCGGCGGCAAGGGCACTGCGGCCGAGAAGATCAAAGTGCTCGAAGAATGCGGCATTCGCGTCGCTCCGACGCCTTCCGACATGGGCGCGACTTTGGTCGCGGTTCTTGAAGAGCGCGGCTTGCTGGAGAAGTGCAAAAGCTAA
- the dprA gene encoding DNA-processing protein DprA produces the protein MLEQMRDTLAALHETEGVGWETINTIMAKDGLKDAALRRPADWRDMGLSARRAEAIAANLEHSRMERRRARWDRTGLSIVTEMDPHYPDLLRHIYRPPWVLYYIGRLELLARPQVAVVGTRQATIYGKRAAEELSAAFSHAGLAVTSGMAKGIDAAAHGGALRGIGGTIAVLGSPADVVYPPENRMLYRRISEEGLIVSMTPPDVPIHPGMFPMRNRIIAGLSLGVVVVEAASRSGALLTANEAIKENRDVFAVPGPINSPRSRGTLELLRDGAAAQVFEAEDVIKHYRRYLGGVRIPEMPSYSEPELTEQEARIFRLLADGPASAEELCHRSGLTFGLLHAVLISLQIKQRIHQQPGSVYIAL, from the coding sequence ATGCTCGAGCAGATGCGCGATACGCTGGCGGCGCTTCACGAGACGGAAGGCGTCGGCTGGGAAACGATCAATACGATTATGGCGAAGGACGGCTTGAAGGACGCAGCGCTGCGCAGACCGGCCGACTGGAGGGATATGGGTCTTTCCGCAAGGCGTGCGGAGGCGATTGCCGCCAATTTGGAACACAGTCGAATGGAACGGCGCCGCGCCAGATGGGACCGAACCGGGCTGTCTATCGTGACGGAGATGGATCCGCACTATCCGGATTTGCTTAGGCATATTTACAGACCGCCTTGGGTGCTCTATTATATTGGACGATTGGAATTGCTTGCGAGGCCGCAGGTCGCCGTCGTCGGGACGCGGCAAGCGACCATTTACGGCAAGCGTGCGGCCGAGGAGCTATCGGCCGCATTCAGTCACGCCGGACTGGCGGTAACAAGCGGCATGGCCAAAGGCATAGACGCCGCCGCTCACGGCGGCGCGCTTCGCGGCATAGGCGGGACGATAGCCGTGCTGGGCTCGCCCGCAGACGTCGTTTATCCGCCGGAAAATCGTATGCTTTATCGGCGTATTTCCGAAGAAGGCTTAATCGTCTCGATGACGCCGCCGGACGTCCCGATTCATCCCGGCATGTTTCCGATGCGCAACCGGATCATCGCAGGTCTGTCGCTTGGCGTAGTCGTGGTGGAAGCGGCATCGCGAAGCGGAGCGCTGCTGACGGCGAATGAAGCGATCAAGGAAAATCGCGACGTCTTCGCGGTGCCGGGACCGATCAACTCGCCGAGAAGCCGCGGAACGCTCGAGCTGCTTCGCGACGGAGCGGCCGCCCAAGTGTTTGAAGCGGAGGATGTGATCAAGCATTACCGCCGCTATCTGGGCGGCGTCCGGATTCCGGAGATGCCATCGTACAGCGAACCCGAGCTGACCGAACAGGAAGCGCGAATATTCCGTCTTCTTGCCGATGGGCCGGCTTCTGCGGAGGAGTTATGCCATCGCAGCGGCCTCACTTTTGGACTTTTACACGCGGTTCTGATATCTTTACAAATAAAGCAACGAATTCACCAGCAGCCCGGTTCCGTATATATAGCCCTGTGA
- the topA gene encoding type I DNA topoisomerase, with amino-acid sequence MADSLVIVESPAKAKTIGKYLGSKYIVKASMGHIRDLPKSQIGVEVENDFQPKYITIRGKGSVLKELKDASKRVKRVYLAADPDREGEAIAWHLAHYLELNEKDACRVVFNEITKQAVKDAFKTPRPINMDLVNAQQARRVLDRLVGYKISPLLWKKVKKGLSAGRVQSVAVKLIMDRENEIKVFEPVEYWSITAHLKQGASAFEAKFHSLSGDKSELHTEADVNKVLEKIGDTPFTVGEIKEKERQRNPSPPFITSSLQQEAARKLNFRASKTMQVAQQLYEGVDLGAEGTVGLITYMRTDSTRISPIAQEEAKGFIEEKYGASFYPETPRVYLKKNANAQDAHEAIRPTSVLRTPEEVKQYLSRDQLRLYKLVWERFVASQMSSAVLDTMTVDLISGEATFRAAGSKLKFAGFMKVYVEGSDDDTPDEERLLPALTTGDKVHTESVEPKQHFTQPPPRYTEARLVRALEELGIGRPSTYAPTLETIQKRNYVAIEEKKFFPTELGELVIQLMEEFFPEILDAEFTAHMEGDLDHVEDGKEDWVDVIGEFYKSFEKRLEVAEEEMKEIEIKDEPSDEICEKCGSQMVYKMGRFGKFLACSGFPECRNTKPIVKATGVTCPKCKSGQVVERRSKKGRMFYGCDKYPECDFVSWDKPVPKPCPDCGGMMVEKRVRGQTEWHCTACTHQEEAAELEEAFD; translated from the coding sequence GTGGCGGATTCACTCGTCATCGTAGAATCCCCGGCCAAGGCCAAGACGATCGGCAAGTATTTAGGCAGCAAGTACATCGTCAAGGCATCCATGGGGCACATCCGCGATTTACCGAAAAGCCAGATCGGCGTGGAAGTGGAAAACGATTTTCAACCGAAATATATAACGATCAGAGGCAAAGGAAGCGTCCTCAAAGAGCTCAAGGATGCCAGCAAGCGGGTAAAGCGCGTCTATCTGGCGGCCGACCCCGATCGCGAAGGCGAAGCGATCGCGTGGCACCTTGCCCACTATTTGGAGTTGAACGAAAAAGACGCTTGCCGCGTCGTATTTAATGAAATAACAAAACAGGCCGTCAAGGATGCATTCAAGACGCCTCGCCCGATCAACATGGATCTGGTCAACGCGCAGCAAGCCCGACGCGTGCTCGATCGTCTGGTCGGCTACAAGATCAGCCCGCTGCTTTGGAAAAAAGTGAAAAAAGGATTGAGCGCGGGCCGCGTTCAATCCGTAGCGGTGAAGCTGATCATGGACCGGGAAAACGAAATCAAAGTGTTCGAGCCGGTCGAATATTGGAGCATCACGGCCCATTTGAAACAAGGGGCGTCGGCATTCGAAGCGAAGTTCCATTCGCTTTCCGGCGACAAGAGCGAGCTTCACACCGAAGCCGATGTGAATAAGGTGCTTGAGAAAATCGGCGACACCCCCTTCACTGTCGGCGAGATCAAGGAAAAGGAAAGGCAGCGCAACCCTTCTCCGCCTTTTATCACGAGCTCCCTACAGCAGGAGGCCGCACGCAAGTTGAACTTCCGCGCCTCCAAAACGATGCAAGTCGCGCAACAGCTGTACGAAGGCGTCGATCTGGGCGCCGAAGGCACGGTAGGTCTTATTACGTACATGCGTACGGATTCGACGCGTATCTCGCCGATCGCCCAAGAAGAAGCCAAGGGATTTATCGAGGAAAAGTACGGTGCGAGCTTTTATCCGGAAACGCCTCGCGTCTATTTGAAAAAGAATGCCAATGCGCAAGACGCGCATGAGGCGATCAGGCCTACTTCCGTTCTGCGAACGCCCGAAGAGGTCAAGCAGTATCTGTCGCGCGATCAGCTTCGGCTCTACAAGCTCGTATGGGAGCGCTTCGTCGCGAGCCAGATGTCGTCCGCCGTGCTCGACACGATGACCGTCGATCTGATCAGCGGGGAAGCGACGTTCCGCGCGGCGGGCTCCAAGCTCAAGTTCGCGGGCTTCATGAAGGTGTACGTCGAAGGCAGCGACGACGACACGCCCGACGAAGAGCGGCTGCTGCCGGCCCTGACGACCGGCGACAAGGTGCACACGGAATCAGTCGAGCCCAAGCAGCACTTCACGCAGCCGCCTCCGAGGTACACCGAAGCGCGTCTGGTACGAGCGCTCGAAGAGCTTGGCATCGGCCGTCCGAGCACGTACGCGCCGACTTTGGAAACGATCCAAAAACGCAACTACGTGGCCATTGAAGAAAAGAAGTTTTTTCCGACCGAGCTCGGCGAGTTGGTCATTCAGCTCATGGAAGAATTTTTCCCTGAGATACTGGATGCCGAGTTCACGGCTCATATGGAAGGCGACCTCGACCATGTCGAGGACGGCAAGGAAGATTGGGTCGATGTCATCGGCGAATTCTACAAATCGTTCGAGAAGCGGCTTGAAGTGGCAGAAGAGGAAATGAAGGAAATCGAGATCAAGGACGAGCCCTCGGACGAGATCTGCGAAAAATGCGGCAGCCAGATGGTTTACAAGATGGGCAGATTCGGCAAGTTTCTCGCTTGCTCCGGATTTCCCGAATGCCGCAATACGAAGCCGATCGTCAAGGCGACGGGCGTCACTTGTCCGAAGTGCAAGAGCGGTCAGGTCGTAGAGCGGCGCAGCAAAAAAGGACGCATGTTCTACGGCTGCGACAAATATCCGGAGTGCGACTTCGTCTCCTGGGACAAACCGGTGCCCAAGCCTTGCCCGGATTGCGGCGGCATGATGGTGGAGAAGCGCGTGCGCGGCCAGACCGAATGGCACTGCACCGCATGTACGCATCAGGAGGAAGCCGCGGAACTCGAAGAAGCTTTTGACTAA
- the trmFO gene encoding FADH(2)-oxidizing methylenetetrahydrofolate--tRNA-(uracil(54)-C(5))-methyltransferase TrmFO produces the protein MNSYPAVTVVGAGLAGSEAAWQIASQGVPVKLYEMRPVRKTPAHHTDRFAELVCSNSLRANGLTNAVGVLKEEMRLLQSLILSAADRHAVPAGGALAVDREGFSGEVTSRLREHPLVTVINEELSAIPRDEIVVIATGPLTSPELSAQIKDLFGEEYFYFYDAAAPIVEKDSIDMDKVFLASRYDKGEAAYLNCPMTEEQFDAFYEALTTAETAEIKDFEKEMYFEGCMPIEVMAGRGKQTVLFGPMKPVGLVDPRTGKLPHAVIQLRQDNAAGTLFNLVGFQTHLKWGEQKRVFSLIPGLENAEFVRFGVMHRNTFINSPKLLRPTYQYRERDTLFFAGQMTGVEGYVESAASGLIAGLNAGRLARGLEPVTLPEHTTLGSMAHYITTADFRHFQPMNANFGLFPPLGRKVKSKKEKNEAIAERALDAVRAFAEESRLVGT, from the coding sequence GTGAATTCATATCCAGCCGTTACCGTCGTCGGGGCGGGACTCGCCGGCAGCGAAGCGGCCTGGCAGATCGCTTCTCAAGGCGTGCCGGTCAAGCTATACGAGATGCGGCCCGTCCGCAAGACGCCGGCCCATCATACCGATCGGTTCGCCGAACTCGTATGCAGCAACAGCTTAAGAGCCAATGGCCTGACCAATGCGGTAGGCGTACTTAAAGAAGAAATGCGGCTTTTGCAATCTTTGATTTTATCCGCGGCTGATCGTCATGCGGTGCCGGCAGGCGGCGCACTTGCGGTCGACCGCGAAGGCTTCTCTGGCGAAGTTACGAGCCGTTTGCGCGAGCATCCGCTCGTGACCGTGATCAATGAAGAGCTGTCCGCTATTCCGCGGGACGAGATCGTCGTTATCGCAACCGGACCGTTGACCTCTCCGGAGTTGTCGGCGCAAATCAAGGATTTGTTCGGCGAAGAGTATTTTTACTTCTACGATGCAGCAGCGCCGATCGTCGAGAAAGACTCGATCGATATGGACAAAGTGTTTCTGGCATCGCGTTACGACAAAGGCGAAGCGGCGTATTTGAACTGTCCGATGACGGAGGAGCAGTTCGACGCCTTCTACGAGGCGCTAACGACCGCCGAGACGGCGGAAATCAAAGACTTCGAGAAGGAAATGTATTTCGAAGGCTGCATGCCGATCGAAGTGATGGCGGGCCGCGGCAAGCAGACGGTATTGTTCGGACCGATGAAGCCGGTAGGATTGGTCGATCCGCGGACAGGCAAACTGCCGCATGCGGTCATACAGCTCAGGCAGGATAATGCCGCCGGCACGCTTTTCAATCTCGTCGGCTTTCAGACCCATCTCAAATGGGGCGAACAAAAACGCGTATTTTCGTTGATACCCGGACTCGAGAACGCCGAGTTCGTGCGCTTTGGCGTCATGCATCGGAATACGTTTATCAACTCGCCCAAGCTTCTGCGCCCAACCTATCAATATCGGGAAAGGGATACGCTCTTTTTCGCGGGACAGATGACAGGGGTGGAAGGTTATGTCGAATCGGCCGCTTCCGGCTTGATCGCCGGTTTGAACGCAGGCCGGCTCGCACGGGGGCTCGAACCGGTAACGCTGCCCGAGCACACGACGCTGGGCAGCATGGCGCATTACATTACGACGGCCGATTTCCGCCATTTCCAGCCGATGAATGCCAATTTCGGTTTGTTTCCGCCGCTTGGCAGGAAGGTCAAGAGCAAAAAAGAGAAAAACGAAGCGATCGCGGAACGCGCGCTTGATGCGGTTCGCGCTTTTGCCGAGGAATCGCGGTTGGTCGGCACTTAG